A DNA window from Daucus carota subsp. sativus chromosome 3, DH1 v3.0, whole genome shotgun sequence contains the following coding sequences:
- the LOC108215321 gene encoding reticulon-like protein B1, translating into MLERDGEVDPKGESVLENITEKLHGDDSCTSESDDDKKESPMAAVKNKVYRILGRDKTIHKVLGGGKPADIFLWRNKKISSGMLGFATAIWVLFEIMEYHLLTLVCHVIILALAALFLWSNASTFISKSPPKYPELFLPEEVVLRVAGALRIEINRAFAILRDVAAGKDLKKFLMVIAVLWFFSILGSCWNFLTLFYISFVMLHTVPVLYEKYEDEVDALAERAEAEVKKHYAELNAKVLNKLPRFQSKDKKAL; encoded by the exons ATGTTGGAGCGCGACGGCGAAGTGGATCCGAAGGGGGAGTCGGTGTTGGAGAATATAACGGAGAAGTTGCATGGAGACGATTCCTGCACGTCGGAATCGGATGATGATAAAAAGGAGTCGCCCATGGCGGCGGTGAAGAATAAAGTGTATCGCATTTTAGGGAGAGATAAGACTATTCATAAGGTCCTTGGTGGCGGCAAAC CTGCTGATATATTCTTGTGGAGAAacaagaagatttcttctgggATGCTTGGTTTTGCCACTGCTATTTGGGTGCTTTTTGAAATAATGGAATACCATTTGCTCACATTAGTATGTCATGTCATTATACTAGCTTTGGCAGCCCTTTTCCTGTGGTCAAATGCATCAACCTTTATCAGCAA GTCTCCACCTAAATACCCAGAACTTTTTCTTCCGGAGGAAGTTGTGTTGAGGGTAGCGGGTGCTCTTAGAATTGAAATCAATAGAGCTTTTGCAATCCTCCGTGATGTTGCAGCAGGGAAAGACCTAAAGAAGTTTCTTATG GTGATTGCAGTTTTATGGTTCTTTTCGATTCTTGGGAGTTGCTGGAATTTCCTGACCTTGTTCTACATAT CTTTTGTGATGCTGCACACCGTTCCTGTGCTTTATGAGAAGTACGAGGACGAGGTTGATGCTTTGGCAGAGAGAGCAGAAGCTGAAGTTAAGAAACACTATGCTGAGCTCAACGCTAAGGTTTTAAACAAGCTTCCTCGATTccaatcaaaagataaaaaggCTTTATAG